The Mus caroli chromosome 9, CAROLI_EIJ_v1.1, whole genome shotgun sequence DNA window GCTCTGGGCAGGACCAAACCTGGCTTGACCATGAAAACAAAGACCATGCTTGGGGTTGTTCATAGCGCTGAGCCCTTACTGCCTATGTTCTTGGGGGTTGTTCATAGCGCTGAGCCCTTACTGCCTATGTTCTTGGGGGTTGTTCATAGCGCTGAACCCTTACTGCCTATGTTCTTGGGAAGTTTCTGCTTGGAGCACATAACACACAGCTGCACGCCTTTTGGTTTCCTTATTTGTGGACTTCCATACTTGTGGATGCCAGCTTGGCTTCTGTGCACCCATCCTTCATCATGGTTCCTTACCATGGCTGAGCCCATGCAGGTCTGATACTGCCTCATCTCCCAGGTCCCAGGATGCAGCAGTATCTCTGCAGGCCTCTCCTTGGCCACGTGTTTCTAATCTTGTGTTCCGCCCCCATCCGCCTGAGTATATATCTGTGCTCACGTCTAAGTTTCCTGATGGAGTTTCCATTGAGCGCCACATCTGTGGCCCCTCCTATTTGCCTGCTCACGTGTGAGCTCTGTGTGCCTGTGGTCACGGCTGAACTCCCACATGTCTGTGGTCACATCTGGGCTTCCCTTGGCCTGTGTTCTCACAAGCCTATGGTCCAGTCTGTGTTTCCAGAGGCCTGTAATCATCTGAATTCTCTCATGAATATTTTTGGTCCATAGAGAAGCTTGGTATTAACATTCTTATActattaaaaaatgtgtatgagtgttttgcctgctcaTTTGTGCACTACCTGCTTGCCTgttgcctttggaggccagaaaggaCATTGGATCTCTTACTGAAGttgtagatagttgtgagccaccatgtggttgctgggaattgaacccaggtcctctggaagaacagccagtgctcttaacctctgagttatctctccagcctgaattactttatatagacacatattttttattttttagggtCAAAAAGGGGCTCCAGGACTCAAAGGTCTTAAGGTACATTTATATGGAAAGGTCTTTGCTTGGAACCATGGGCATATGACTCTTTAAACCTGATGAGACTCCTCTTTCCCTCAAAGGGTGAGCCAGGCATTGGGGTTCAGGGCCCCCCTGGCCCGAGTGGTCCTCCGGGTATGAAGGTGAGTCAGTGCTCCCTCACAGGCTCCTGAGGTGGAGGAGGAGTTCTGGGGCCTGACCTGGGAAGGTGTCTTTGTGTGACCACTCCTCCTTTGAATCTGTTTCAGGGAGACTTGGGCCCCCCTGGTGCCCCCGGTGCTCCTGGTGTTGTTGGGTTCCCTGGCCAGACAGGACCTCGAGGAGAGATGGGCCAACCAGGGCCTGCTGGAGAGCGGGTAAGAGGGCTAGGGAGAGCACTGGAGACTTAGCCATCTCGGGGCCTCTGAATTTGGTAgcaggtggggaggaaggaactGGGTCCCTTCCTTGGTGGTACCCAGtcttgagaggaagagaaggatgctTCCCAAGCCGCTCTTATCTCCCTTGCCCCACTTTCTATAGGGTCTGGCAGGCCCTCCAGGGAGAGAAGGTGCCTCAGGTCCCTTGGGACCACCTGGACCACCAGGGTCAGTGGTGAGTAGAACTGCCTGAATGCCCGTCTGCCCACTCGAGAGTTATTGGTGGGGATTAGGCCATGAGGTTGGGTGTGGGGGCACTTCAAGCCCATAGGTTCCTCACCTCACTCTGACCCACAGGGAGCACCAGGCGCCTCTGGACTCAAAGGAGACAAGGTAGGTGACATGCTGCTGGCTTTCCTATGCCTCACTGAGCTCCTATAATCCTCTGTCCTCTACTGAGTCCCCTTACTTATTCCGCTTGAACTCTAGGGAGACCCGGGAGCAGGGCTGCCGGGGCCCCGAGGTGAGCGTGGTGAGCCAGGTGTCCGGGTATGTATATGTCACCACAGCCAGGGCTCACCACCCCTCCATTGTAGTCCTTGCCTCAGATTCCCAACCTCTGACTCAGTGGACCTAATGTCATCCATCATTCAGGGTGAAGATGGCCACCCTGGCCAGGAAGGACCTCGTGGACTCGTGGTATGTCCTGTCAAGGAGAGCCCAGTGGAATGACTCATCCCTGCCTGACTGCAGACTGTCCTGGCCCTCTGGTTCTCCTCACTGGCTCTGGTCCTCGTATTCCTTCTCTAGTCCTGTCTTACTCTCTGTCCCTTGAGCTGCCCTAGTCCTCCACATCCCATAACTCACCATCACTGTGTTTCACACAGGGGCCCCCTGGCAGCCGGGGAGAGCAAGGAGAGAAGGTAAGAGTGTGGGAAGAAGGCCCCTGGGTGAGTGGGGGTGATGATGGATATTGTAATTAAGGTCCAGGCCCCTCCCCAAGCTCCTTGAGATTCACATTCTTCCACCCAATAGGGAGCTGCTGGCGCTGCAGGGCCAAAGGGTGACAAGGTGAGTGTGGTATCAGGGATGGGTAGAGCAGGAAACTGGGGTGTTCCTGACTCTTCTCATTCCTCCCTGCCCCTCAGGGTGACTCAGCTGTGATTGAGGGACCTCCCGGGCCACGAGGTGCCAAAGGGGATTCGGTGAGTGGGTGGGTCTGGTTCAGATTTGAACTTGGTCTCCCTTGGCCGTAGGAAAGAATTGGGTGGGACTGACCCAGGGGACTTGAGAGCTCAGCTTTCCAGAACACGAGGGGCACCCAGCTCTTGAACCAGGCTCCTGACCCTGATTTCTGACCTCTTGACCTAGGGTGAACGAGGGCCTCGGGGCATAGATGGTGACAAAGGACCTCGGGGAGAAAGTGGGAATCCTGGTGACAAGGTACAAGGAAGAGGGTGGGGTTTCCTCATGGGGGTCCTGCAggctatgagtgtgtgtgcgtgtgcgtgtgtgtgtgtgcacgtgcatgccaCAGAGTCAGAGAAGGACAAAGCTTATTGTGTGCAATAGTGACTCCAAGGTGGAAGAGAGGATAGGGACTGTGGGGGAGAGCTCCAGTGAGCTCCATGGTGAGaccaggaggaggctctggcCTGCAACTCcataaggaaacagaaaggggGGTCTTTGAGTGTTAGGGGTGCTCCAAACAGTGTCTtaattctgtcctttcttctggtTACTTCTAAAGGGTTCCAAAGGAGAGCCAGGTGACAAAGGCTCAGCTGGATCGATTGGAGTTCGAGGACTCACAGGACCCAAGGCAAGTTCCACCCCGGGCTTAGTCACTCACGCTCACACCTGCCTTGGGGATTTCTTATGTTAAAGGGATATTGGTTTCCTTGGTCATGTGTGTTCACATAGGCTCTATGTGCAGACTGGGCCCTGGTTTAATTGGGTCACCAAATGATTGCATGTGCCAGCTTAAGGCACCGTTACACTGAAGGACTTAACTCAATCTGTTTCCCATAGGGAGAGTCAGGTGCTGCAGGGATCCCCGGTGAGCCGGTAAGATACCCCAATCCCATAGAGACACCCCATCCTCATAAGGTCTCCTCCATTCCCATTAGGCCTTTTAGGGACCTAATTTTTTATGACCTTCCTTTTCTCAGAAGCTTCTGCCTCTAAAGTGAACTCTATGGTGGTGACCTCAGCCCATGCTGACCCTTGTCCCCATGGCAATGGGTGGTGACTGGAGTCCCCAGCCTACACTCTAAGGTGGTTTCCCTTGATCCCTCACTTTCCTGTCTTGATCCATGTTAACACCTTTTCTCCACAGGGAGCCCCAGGAAAGGATGGAATCCCTGGTTTCCGAGGAGACAAAGGAGATATTGGCTTCATGGGTCCCAGGGGCCTCAAGGTGAGCCAAGGTGGCCTGGTATTGGAGAATATGGGGCCTAGGTTCAGATTTGAGAGCTCAGGGGTGTTAGCTCAGGTTGGGAATGTCTAACCAGTAGGAGGAGCTGGTTTTAAGCTCAAAGATTCAAGGTGAAATAGAAGtagccctttttaaaaattttggacCCAGACTCTTTGTGTAGCACAGGCTAACTTTAAACGTATCATGTAGCCAAGCCTGGacctgaactcctgaccctcctgcttctacttccccagtactgggattacagatgtgtgccatcacacaCTTGACTGAGAACTTGCCTTCTTATCTGCTTTCCTACCTTAGGGTGAAAAAGGAATAAAGGGAACCTGTGGCCGTGACGGAGAGAGAGGAGATAAGGTATAGATAGATGTAACGGGAGATTCTGGGACCGTGGGGCTGATGCGGGGACCACGGGAACTGATGCGTGTGCTGTGGGGCTGATGTGGGGGCCACCAAGGGTGAGGAGGGTTCCATGGGGCTGATGCAGGGGCCACAGGGActgatgtgtgtgctgtgggGCTGATgtggaggcgggggtggggggcacagggACTGATGCGGGCATCATGGAAGTTGATGTGAGGTTGTGagggctgtgggtgctggggcccAAGGCTCACTCCTCTTCCTGATACCTCCAGGGAGAAGCTGGTTTTCCTGGTCGCCCTGGGTtggcaggaaagaaaggagacatggTGAGTGTCAGGGTACACCCTAAATGAAGAGGGGCAGTTGACTAGAGAGCCatcctcacatttttttttcctctagggGGAGCCTGGTATGCCGGGTCAGTCTGGGGCTCCTGGGAAAGAAGGCCTGGTCGGTCCCAAGGTACAGGGACTCTTGATAATGGACACGAGGGGGGTGGAGTCAGATAGGTCAAAGAAAGTCATCACAATAGAGCCAAAGGAGGTTGTGGCTTTGGGGATCGTGTGGCTGATTCTGAGATTTCAGGAGAGGTTTGGGGTCAGGAATAGAGAGTTGGCATGAAAAGGTAGACAGTGAAGAAGGGGTCATGTTGTATCAGGGCAGGGCTTGGGTGGAGTTGGTGTTATGGAATCATAGTAGAGGCAGTAACAGATGCTTGGATCATACACTgtagagggcatgggggactcACAAAGCTCAAGGAGATACAAGAGCAGGATGTCAAGGCTGAgtatttttctgcttcttctgtttCCAGGGTGACAGAGGCTTTGATGGGCAGTCAGGACCCAAGGGTGACCAAGGCgagaaaggggagagggtaaGTTGAGATCAGGGTTTGTGGTGTGGGGGGAGCATTGTCTCTGGTAGGGGTTTTAAACACCAACCCTTCTCTATCTTTCTGCAGGGACCTCCAGGAGTTGGGGGCTTCCCAGGTCCCAGAGGAAACGATGGCTCTAGTGGTCCCCCAGGGCCACCTGGTGGTGTTGGTCCCAAGGGACCTGAAGGGCTTCAGGGTCAGAAGGTAAGGTTTTCCAACTGTGATGTTTGACTTAACCCTCCCCTCCCTGatattttcagacagggtcttactgtgtagccctgggtggcttggaattctctatgtagatcaggctagcctcaaattcagagttctgcttgcctctgccttccaggcactgggactaaaggcttgcacctccatgcctgctgccattttgttttttaaagtttatttttttaaataacactcATATCAATGTTTTGTTTGAAAGTGtgtcttagccgggcgtggtggcgcacacctttaatctcagcacttgggaggcagaggcaggcggatttctaagtttgaNNNNNNNNNNNNNNNNNNNNNNNNNNNNNNNNNNNNNNNNNNNNNNNNNNNNNNNNNNNNNNNNNNNNNNNNNNNctttgtaccacatgtgtgcctggtgcccgagAAGGCTAGAAAaggatcagatcccctggaactggagttacagatgattttgagcaagtattggggctggagagatggctcagtggttaagagcactgactgctcttccagagatcctgagttcaattcccagcaaccacatggtggctcacaaccatcagtaaggAGATCTTCtgaaatgtctgaagacagctgcagtgtacttacacataataaataaatcaatcttggaaaaaaaaatcaagtgttggggctggagagatggttccatggttaagagcactgactgcccttccagaggttctgagttcaaatcccagcaaccacatggtggcttacaaccatctttaatgggatccaatgccctcttctggtgtgtctgaagacagcaacagtgcactcacatacatatgaaataaatctttagaaaaaaaaaaaaaaaaaaagaatatcaactgccgtaactgctgagccatctctccagcctgtgctgACAGTTAAACCCCACAGCTGTACTTACAATCAAGTGCTGTATTGCACTCCCTGCCTTTCCAGCTGCTGTGAATCTGGAACCCACAAGCCATGCTTTTTTTGCTTGCCTGTATTCTGACCCAAACTGTCACTGACCCTGCTTCCTTGGTCCTTGTATCTGACAGGGTGAGCGAGGTCCCCCTGGAGAGAGCGTGGTGGGGGCTCCTGGTGCTCCTGGCACCCCTGGTGAGAGAGGGGAGCAGGTGAGTGGGGATACCCCAGCGTGGAATCAGAGATTAGCATCACCTCTGATGTCTGAGCTCTGTCACAACCTGGTCACATCTGTCACACGTAGGGACGACCGGGACCTGCTGGCCCccgtggggagaagggagaagctgCTCTGACTGTGAGTTTAGCCTGGGTGGATTAGGGCACTCAGAACCCTAACCCCTGATTCCTGGGGCTCTTGACTTGATAATGACTTGTCTTTGATTCCTGCATTATGAGACCCATGATTCATGGGTTCTTTGGGGGACCTTGTGGTCTTGTGTTCCCAGGAGGATGACATTCGGGACTTTGTGCGTCAGGAGATGAGTCAGCACTGTGGTGAGTGGGTCTGGTGTGGAGTCTCCTTTCCTAACTGCATCCCGGGACCCCTAGATGGGGGCCCGCAATTCCCCAGAACTTACAGAGGGCAAGTGGAGACTGATGGCTATGAGCAACACATATGTTGAGAACAAACATGCTAACAGGATTTCCTTAATgggggggagacagagatgtGGGCGGCTACACTGTGTTCTGATGACTATCTGTGTGGAGGGGTAGTGTAAGGCACAGGGCTAGTCCCAGCTGTGACACAGGACGATCCTGGGGCCCTGATCCTTCCTGTCATGGCTGCTTTCATCTCCTCGCCTCCTGCATCTGGCCCTTTCATTGCTGATCTGTTTCTAGCTTCTTGCCCTGAGAGTTCATCTCCTCTACactccctcctgtcctcctcctcctcccttcctcctcttccccctcacctgttctctctcctcactcctttctctctccctggctggctggctctatCTCTCTGTATATCTTAACCCCCATGCATGTGCcttttgtctgtttctctttccccatcttcctgcctgcctttgcattTTGTTCTCCATTTCTCGTGGtctcattcttccttttctgtcaCTTCCAGCCTGCCAGGGCCAGTTTATTGCATCCGGATCACGTGAGTAGCTTTCTGTATCTAGAACGCTTTTCATCGAAGGCACCAACTAGATGCCTATTGCCTGGGTCCTCGCCTGGGTCCTCGCAGTAGGGGTGTGGCTAGGGTGGCTGACCATGATAACCAAGGATGTCACCGCCTGCTCTGTGCTTCAGGACCCCTCCCCAGTTATGCTGCGGATACAGCTGGTTCCCAGGTTCACCATGTTCCTGTGCTCCGGGTCTCTCATGTTGAGGAGGAAGGTGAGCCGACAGGGCATGTACAGGTTGGGCACAGTTATGCATATGGGTATTCACGAGAGCACATTGAATGTATATAGAGTttacacacaggacacacacaagTTTCTGCACATGGGGGAGATGGTCTATTGTGTCCCAGAACTAGCAGGGGTCTCCTCACAGCATACCCTGCCCTGCCTGCAGGCCAGGTGCCCCCTGAAGATGACGATGAGTACTCCGTGTATTCTGTGGAGGACTACCAGGAGCCTGAAGTTCCATGGGATGGTGAAGCCGAGATTAAGGGCTGGGACCAGAGAGGTTCAGGTAGTGCCAAGCAGAGCCCACCCCACCGCTGATCTTTAGCTGATTTCAGATCCCTCTGATTCCCCACTATCTCCGGTGACCTAACCACTGCTGACCCTAGATCTCTGCTCCCTACCTTTGGATGAGGGCTCCTGTACTGCCTATACCCTGCGCTGGTACCATCGAGCTGTGCCTGGTGGCACAGCCTGTCATCCCTTTGTCTACGGTGGCTGCGGAGGGAATGCCAATCGTTTTGGAACCCGTGAGGCATGTGAGCGCCGCTGCCCACCACAAGGGGTCCACAGCCAGAAAACAGGTATGAGCCTAGATGCTCTCAGTGAAGGCTGCATCTATACCTGTTAGTGCTTGGCCAAGACATTCCCTGAGTCTGGAGGACCTGGAGCAGATTCCAGATCCCATAACTGGCTACATATCCCCATGAGGAGCCGGCATGGTCCCTCTCCATATTCCTTTTGGCTAAGGGTCCCTCTTGAGTCAGAGCACACACCCCATccttcctggatgctttggtATGTTTCTGTGCAGACTTCACGTTGGGGAAGAACCTCAGAGGGCTGAATGTTTTCTGATGTGTTCCACGCAGGTGCTGCTTAGGGCTGAGGCCCGGAGGATGTGCTTGGTGGCCAGCAGTCCCTGGAGGTGGCAGGGTCTCAGCCGGGTCCTGCTGTGCTCCATTTGGTGCTAgagttgtgtgtgcacatgagcgtatatattgtgtgtgcacatgagcatgtCCACTATTTCAGTGACTTGGTCCTGTGGGTCTAAGGGGGGGGGGACCTCCCATGGACAAATCCCCATTGTGGCGCCCGCTTTCCTGGCAGATGACTCACTGTTGGGGGTGGCTGTGGGCAGTGAATGGATGTGACTGGTGTCCAACCTGCCCCTTGACCCGAGGCTGTGATACCATGGTGCTGATGGGAGGGGACGGGGGCATTAAAGCTGCTGTTTTAAAAGGCCCTTGTTGTTGATtgtttgggtggggtgggggcaaacTTCCTTTGGGGGAAGGGGCAGCCTACATCATACTTCGGGGTGTAGAGTCCTCACATCTGACccttgttatttttctgtgttctcagTCCCCCTAACTTGTCCCCTCAAAAATAAGTAGGACAGGAGCTAAGGAGGTGTCCTAGCTCCCAGGAGGGGGTGAGTCATAGGTAGGGGGCTGCCTCATGCCAGGAAACATGCTACCCCAGGAGGCTGGGGGAGATAAATGGGCCTTGAAGTGGAGGGAAGGGTCAGCCGCAGGACTGTTGCCTGGCCCTAACCCCGGCAGCCCCAGCCGTCGTCTCAGCCTACCCCCGAGGACATTGGCATAGCGGTATGAGTGGCCTTGAGTTGGGGTGGGAAGGGTCTGGATTGAGGGGGCCTGGGGTTGGTGGGTGGAGATGCCTGGACCTGGGAGGCGCTGGGgtctttgcttgttttgcttcACCTGCTCTCATTGCTGTCCCTTCTCAAGCAGTCCTGTGCTCAGAACCTGTCTCCATGGGGTTCTGGAGTCAGGTCACTCTGGGGTGTTctgagtctttctttctctctaggtGTCTCCTGGATGGCTGCTCTTTCTGCCTTgtctcttttcctgtcttctcctctcttgctttgtctctgtccCATTcacccccctcttcctcttctgctcctcCCCCTACCaatcccctttctttctctgcctctgatgCCATTCTGTCCTTAGCTCCTGTTGCCTCTGATGCCATTCTGTCCTTAGCTCCTTCTGTTATCTTTGGagtttttaggcagggtctcagtTTTGCAACCCAATCTAGTTTCAAACTtggatcctgcctcagcctcccaactgctaggattatagacagaCACCACCCTGCCTAAGTaagcattttcatttcttctgtctctggtcctgtttggctttcttctttcttcttcttcttcttcttcttcttcttcttcttcttcttcttcttcttcttcttcttcttcttcttcttcttcttcttcctccttctttctcctttctttctccttctttctccttctttctccttctttctccttctttctccttctttctcctttctccttctttctcctcctcctcctcctcctcctcctccttctcctcctcctcctccttctcccttctttttttttttttttttttcgagacagggtttctctgtgtggccctggctgtcctggaactcactctgtagaccaggctcgcctcatactcagagatctgcctgcctctgcctcccaagtgctgggattaaaggcatgcaccaccactacctggcagctctcttcttctttctccaactttgtctctgtctctctgcccctggCGTGGCCTCTGTAACCTCTCTAACCCCTCTTTGCCTCTTGCTTCTAGCAGTCTGTCTCTTTCGAATGAACTATAGCTGCCGAGCCTGGGCCCTGAGCCTGTTTTCTCCTTACAGCCTTCCCACATGATGACCAGGTGGACCCTGGTGGTGTTCGTGGTCCTGATGTTGGATAGGATCCTATTTGTCCCAGGAACTCCTATCCCCAccttccagcccctccctcagAACTCTCCGGAGACAACTCCTAGCTCTGTGACCTCAGAGAGCCCCTCAGTTACCACCACAGGACCCTCAGCTTCCTGGAGCAACTCAAAAGCCAGCCCTTACCTGGTCACCCGTGTCACGCTCTCCCTGGATGTCCCCATTGGCCTCCTGCGGATCTTACTGGAACAGGCTCGTTACAAGGCTGCCAGGAATCAGGCTGCCACTAATGCTCAAATACTAGCCCGTGTTGGCCGCCGCTGAGACTGAAGAAGGGGGTCCTAAAGATGGGGTGACCCTGGATGAGAAGTTCTGGAGGACAGCCACAAAGCTGGATAGTACTACATTTGG harbors:
- the Ucn2 gene encoding urocortin-2, whose product is MMTRWTLVVFVVLMLDRILFVPGTPIPTFQPLPQNSPETTPSSVTSESPSVTTTGPSASWSNSKASPYLVTRVTLSLDVPIGLLRILLEQARYKAARNQAATNAQILARVGRR